Genomic DNA from Halorussus rarus:
GAGAAGAGGTCCGCAGTTACAGCACGTCGATTTCCTTCACGTCGCGGCTGCGCTCCTTCAGGAGGACGCGGTGCCCGCAGTACGGACACCGGACGCCGCCGTACTCGTCAAGTTCGACGTCGCGTTTGCACCGCGAGCACTTGTAGCTCATTCGTCGTCTTCACCGAGGGCGGCGCGGATGGAGCGCGTGACCGTCCGGCCAGCGGGCGTCTCGGGGCGGTAGGTGCCGCCGGCGTACTTGTAGCCGCAGCGCCCGCACTGCCAGATGCCGGTGCCCTGCCGGCCCACGTCGTCGGCGCCGCACTCGGGACAGGCGTGGTCGTCGTTCATGTCGCTCTCGATCTCGGCGACGCGCTTGCGGGCGACCCGCCCGTATCGCGCCCCGAAGCGGCCGGCGCTGCCGGTTCGGCTCTGGGTGTTTTCGGCCATAGTACTGCGAATTTACGCCGGGTCGCTGATAAAGCCTTTGAGTCGAGACGGCCGTCGGGCTCCCTGCGACCCGCCGCGCGCGGCGGCGTCACTCCCCGTCGCCGCCGGTCGGCGGATTGAACAGCTCGTGGCCGATGACCGCGAGCGAGGCCACCATCCCCGCGATGGCCCCCGGCAGCCCCGTGAACTGGCCGACCAGCACCCCTCCCCCGGAGAGCAGCGGGATGAGCGCGAGGACCGCGTCGTAGTGGCTGACCATTGCGTAATTATATCTAATTACCAGGGTCAAGAAGGTTGGGGCCTTCGGTTGGCAGACCTCGTCACCCCGTCGCTCACCACGGCGGCGGCCCTCAAAGTCATGCGGTGCCTAACCGGGTGCATGGCCGACCGATACCGGTCAACCGCGGCCTACCGTCTCGTCGGTGTCCGTCCTACCGTCTCGCCGGGTCGCGTTTCGGACGGCTCGCCCGTCCAGCCCGTCGCTCCCGCGCCCGACCGTGTTTCCGGCCCCGACTACGGCTCCGGGTCCGGCCACTGCCGCCCGGCTACTGCAGGTCGGCCTCGGCGAGCGCGTCGTTGAGGTCGGCCCGGACCCGCTCGCCGCGCTCGCGGTCCATCGCGGTCGTGACGACCCGGTTCTCCTGGACGCTCGACCCGTCGCGGAGCAACAATCGGACGTTGCCGTTCTCGTCGGCCCGGGTGGCCTTCGCCCGGACGCCGGTCCGGCTCCCCGACCCGCCGGCGTCGATGGGGCCCGGGATGATCTTCTTGACGTGCGGGTGGCTCGCGACGGTCTGGACCGCCTTCCGGCCGGCCCGGTCGCCGATGAGCGTCGAGTGGCTGCCGCCCAGCTTCTCGGCGGGCGCGGCGTCGACGACCTCCAGCGCGCGGTCGCCCCGGCGCGCGAGCACCGCCTCGACCGGGTCCTCGTCGTCGCCGACCCGGTAGAACGAGTAGTGGAGCTGGTCGCGGGTCGCCCGGAGCACGTCGCGGTCGCCCGCGGCGTACACCTCCTCGGGGCGCTTGCGCCGGACCTCGTCGGCGACCCGGCCCGCGAAGTTCCGGAGCTCGACCACGCCGGCCTCCCCGCCGTCCTCGGGCGTGGTCGTCACGTGGCTCTCGCCGACGACCGTCTCGTCGTCGAGCATCGTCAGCGTCGCGCGGTCGCGGGCGAGGTCCAGCACCACGGTGTCGCAGTTCGGCTCCCGACAGACAAGGCAGTAGTCGCCCGGTCGCTCGAGCGGGGAGGCGCACTGCCGACACTCCATTACCGTCCCTAACCCGGGTGCGGATTTAATCCCAATGCTTTCGTCCGCCGGCGGTCGGGTGAAGACGGTCCGGGGGTCGGTCGGCGACTACCGTCGTTCCGCTCGACGCGTCGCGTCACCGCTCGGTCAGGTCGGTCTCGGTCGCGCCCGTGGCTTCGACGCCCAGCAGTTCGGTCCCGCAGTTCTGGCAGTAGCTCGCGTCCGGCGCGACCGACGCGCCGCACTCCGGACAACTGGTGCCCTCGCGCAGGACCCGGCGCTGGGAGTCGTTGAGGTACTTGTACCCGCCGTAGACCAGGTTGACGAGGCCGAACGACCACCAGCCCGTCAGGAGTGCGAGTATCAGGTGGACGCCGAGGCTGCCGACGTTGCGCTTGACCATGACGACCCGCTCGGGGGTCTCGGACTCGATGCGCCAGCCGCGGGCGATGAGGTCGTCGATCTCCCGCTGGAGGCTCTCGGATCGGTTGGCGTAGCTCATTCCGACTTCGATACGACGGCGTCGGGGATATGGTTTGAGGTTGTCGTCACTCCTCGGCGGCGTCGGTTCGAGGCGTCCCTCACTCCTCGACGGGGTCGGTCTTCAGGAACTCCCGGAGCACGACGGTCGCGTACGACCCCTTCGGGAGCGCGAAGTCGAACGTCAGCGCCCCGTCGTCCGGGTCGCCGTCGTCCGACTCGCCTGCGCTTCCGGTCCCGCGTTCGACGTCGAGGTCGGTCCGGACCAGGATCGCCCGCCGGGTCCCGGTCGAGTGGAACTCGCCCGGAAGGTCGAAGTCCGCCGGCGCGAGGTCGAGGTCGTCCAGCACCTCGCGCTCGACGTCGCCGGGCTCGCCGTCGGCCAGTTCTGTCTCGGTCCCGACCAGCGGCGCGGTCACGAACGCCCGGCCGCGCTCGCAGTGGCGCGCGACCGTCTCGACCCGCCGGTCCGTGACGCGCTGCTCGCGGTCGGGGTCCGGCAGGGCGACGTCGCCGACCGTCTCGGCGAAGCAGGCCACGTCGCCCGCGACGGGACGGTCGAATGGCAGTCCCCGCTCCAGGCGTTCGCTCAGGATGCGGTTGAAGGCGTACGACTGGGCGGCGTTGACGAACAGGCGCTGGAGGTTCGAGGGGACCGCTTCCAGCGCGGTCCGGAACTCCGCGGGGGAGTCGCCGCCCGATTCGACGAGGGCGTTCAGCATCGCGCGCTCGAACCCGAGTCGCCGGGGCGTGGCGTCCAGGGCGGCCTGCCAGTCCCGGTCGTCGAAGGCGTCGGCCACCTCCCGGCGGGCGCGCTGGCTGTCCTCGGGTTCGGTCTCGTATGGGTTGGCGACGTACTGCCTGACGGCCTCCTCCCACTCGCCGCGGACGACCCGGAGGCCGACCTCGTGGGTGACCGGTCGGCGACTGCCGAACCGCTGCTGGCCGAAGTAGTTGGGGACGCCGACGGTCCCCGCTGTGGAGTCCCCGCCGAACGCCGCCAGCTCCTCGCGAATCGGCTCGGCGTTCTCGGGGCGCTCGGGGTTTCGGACGACGATCTCGAACTCGTTGCCCGCGAGGTCGCCGAACTGGAGGCCGCGGCCGGCCCGCCCGACCACTTCGACGTCGGCGTCGTAGATCGACACGTCCGCGAGATCCGCGGCGTCGACCTTCCGGAGGGTGAACAGCTGGGTCGTGACCGCGTACTTGTCCTTGGTGCCGGCCCACGAGACCCGCTCGCGGCTGATGCCCAGCGCGTCCGAGAGGCGCTTGGCGAAGTCGTTGGTGTCCCACTCCCGGAGGGTGGCCCGGACCACCAGGAAGGGGTACGAGCCGGGGTCGGCGTCGGCGGGCTCGGCGCCGAACCGCTCGACCTCCCGGACCCGGAAGTCCTCGGGCGACTCGCGGAGGCGGCCGCCGACGCCGTCCGCGTCGCTGACGAAGAAAGCGATGCCGACCGCCCGCTCGACTGGGTGCGCCTCGCGCATTCGTGTCGGGGTTGGGGGTCGGGTCGCTTGTATCTGACTTCCTGCGATGAACAACGCGTACGTGAACCAGGCGGGAGGCGGAACGACGAACCGCAACAGAAGTACGAACCAACGAGCACGAATGGAGGAAGAACGCCCAGAAAGCCCCCGCCCGGTCGCGGTCGCTCAGCGACATATCGGCGCTCTCCGCACCGCCCGCGCCGATAGAGGTCGCTGAGGCGACTACAATGAACGCGACCGGGCGGCCCCTTTCATCCACCCCACGGCACCGCAACCGCAGTCCTCGACCCTCCCCAGCCTCCTGCGCTTCTCGGCCTACGGCCTGCGATGCTCGTCCCTCGCGGGGCGAAGGCGCGACACGAGGTCGCGCCAGCACGCGCCACTGGCGGAGTCTTCCACGAGCGACGACGAATCGACCGAACCACCGCGGGCGGGACTGAAAGGGGCCGCGGGCTCGCGTTTACCTGGTCGTCTCGGCGACCCCTATCCGAGGCGAACCGAAGGTGAGCCGAGGATATGTCGGCGAGCGACCGCGAGCCCGCGGGGGCTTTCGGAAACCTCGTTCCTGCTATGGTCGTTGCTGACGACGTCGAGGCACTCGCTCCCCCGATTCCCAGCCAAACAGACTCCAGAACTCAGTACAGCGACAGATGCCCGGTCACCTTGTCCACCAGGTCGTCGTCGGCCGGGCCGACCGCCAGCGCAGTGACCGTGCCCGGGTCGAGCTGGGTGTGGCCGGCGTCCCGGACGACCGCGTGGGGCAGCCCCTCGGCGCGGGCCTTCTCGGCGAGTTCGAAAATCTCGCTCTCGCCGTCGGCCTTCAGGACGACCTTCTTCTGGCCTTCCCCCTTCCACCGCTTGCGCGCCTTGCTCCCGGTGTCCTCGTAGGCCGACAGCGCGGCGTGGGCGACCTGGGCGGCCAGCTTCCCCTGGCCCATGCCGATGTCCGTGCGGGCGACGATGGCCTGCTTCATGGGTCGAACTGCGCCGGCGGCGCGTATAGACCTGATGATGGCCGGTCCGGCCGCTGGGGCGGACCGCCACGCTTTACCTCTCTCCACCCACTGCTTCGACTATGATACTCTCGGACGCCGACATCCTCGACCGGATGGCGGCCGGCGACCTCGTGGTCGAACCGCTCGACGACCCCGACCTCCAGATACAGCCCGCGAGCGTCGACCTCCGGCTGGGTCGGGAGTTCCTGGAGTTCCAGCGCACCAACATCCCCTGCATCCACCCGACCAGCGACGAGGAGGTCTCGGAGTACGTCACCGAGACCACGGTCGACGAGGGCGACGACTTCATCCTCCACCCCGGCGACTTCGTGCTCGGCACCACGAGGGAGCGCGTCGAGATCCCGGCCGACCTCATCGCCCACGTCGAGGGCCGGTCGTCGCTGGGCCGGCTGGCGGTCGTGGTCCACGCCACCGCGGGCCTCTGCGACCCGGGCTACCGGGGCCAGATCACGCTCGAACTGTCGAACCTCGGCACCGCGCCGGTCGCGCTCGAACCCGGGATGCGGGTCTCGCAGCTCACGTTCACCGAACTCAAGTCGCCCGCCGACCGGCCCTACGGCGAGGAGCGCGGCTCGAAGTACCAGGGCCAGTCGGGCCCGCAGGCCTCCCGCATCCAGAGCGACCACGAGTTCGGCGGCGACCAGAAGGGGAAATCGGCCGATCCCGAGGAGACCGACCGATGAGGTTCGCCGAGGAGATCGTCGTCGAGGAGTTCCTCCCGACCGTCCGGTCGATGCTGGCCGAGGACCTGCGGGACCGCGGGCTCACCCAGAGCGAGGTCGCCGACCTGCTGGGTATCAGCCAGAGCGCGGTCTCGAAGTACGCCAACGGCGAGGTCGAGCGCAACGACCGGTTCCTGAACGACGAGCGCGTCCGGAACCTCGTCGCCCGCCTGGGCGAGGGGCTGGCCGAGGGGACGATGAGCCGGGTCGAGGCGCTCATCGAGATCGAGGTGCTCGTCCGGCGGCTCGAGGACCGCGACGTCATCGCCGAGCTCCACGAGCTCCAGATGCCCGAGCTCTCGGGCCACGGCGGGGACTTCAACGTCCACGACCCCGAGGGCGACCTCCGGACGACCGAGCGGGTCCGGTCGTCGCTCCGCCGGGGGCTCACCCTGGTCGAGAGCACCAGCGGGTTCGCCTCGCTCATCCCGGCGGTCGGGTCGAACCTCTGTCAGGCCACGCCCGACGCCGACGGCATCGACGACGTGGCGGGCGTCCCCGGCCGCATCTTCGACGTGAAGGGCCAGGCCGCCATCCCCGCCGAGCCCGAGTTCGGCGTGAGCGAGCACGTCGCCTCCATCCTGCTGTCGGCCCGCCGGCACGGCAGCGACGCGCTGGCGGCACTCAACATCCGCTACGACCCCGACATCGTGGCCGCGCTCGAGGACGCCGGCTTCGCCACCGTCGAGTTCGACGCCGAGTACGACGACCTCGACGCGGTCGTCGGCGCGGCCCTCGAGGAGCGGCCGGACGCGACCGTGCTCTACCACACCGGCGGCTACGGCATCGAACCCATCGTCTACCTGCTCGGCGACGACGCCGAGGCGGTCGTGAACGCGGCCCGGAACCTGCTCTGAGCCGGCGCGTCTCCGGACTCCATTTCCCCCGACGGCCTACTCCTCCGGCCGGGTCCCCAGCAGCACCTCGCCGTCCTCGATCTCGTCTATCCAGCCGGACTTGAGCGCGTAGGCGTCCTCGTCGGCCTCGTGGCTCCCCCAGTCGAGTTTCGCCTTCAGCTCCTCGGCCAAGCTGGGGTCGGGTTCGACGTAGGCGGTACCCTCGCGAACCTCGGTGACGACGCCGATCTTCTCGCGGTCGGCGTCGAACACGGACGCGCCCTCGTCGGCTTCGGTGAACTCCATGGCGCAGGATTCGTCGCCCTCGGGGAAAGCGGCTACGGCCTCCGGACTCGACGGAGCACCCTAAAAATCTAGTTTTCTGACGGGAAAGAAATGGGCCCCCGCCGATCCCGTCTACGCCGAGACGTCGAGGACGATCCGGTCGTCGGTGATGTCGGCGATGCTCTCGTCGTGGACCGCGTAGGTCTCCTCGTCGATACCGCCCTGCGGGAGCCGGGTCTGCATCTCCTCGACGGTCGACTCGTCGGCCCGGACGTGGGCCGCGCCGTGGTGGACGTCCACGACGGTCCCCACCCGCGTCCCCTCGCGGTCCACGACGGCCTTGTCCACGTCCTCCTCCGTGAGTGCGACTGTCATGCGCCGGTAGTACGGCGTCGTCACCCTTCACGCCACCGGCCGACCGGCTTCGTCGCCGTCGGCGGGCGCGTCGTTCTCGCGTCCGCGGCGGTGGCCCTTCGCGGTGGAGGTCGACCCCATCGTTTGTCCGCGGCGGTGGCCCTTCGCGGTGGAGGTCGACCCCATCGTTTTGTCGCCGGCCGTCGTAGGCTCCGGCATGGCGACCGACGCGACGGCGGCGGCACAGCGGTTCTACGGGCGGTGGGCCGACCTCTACGACGTGCTCGCGCGTTCGACGCCCGGCCTCGGACGGCTCCGGGCCCGGGTCGCGGACGCGCTGGCGCTCGACCCCGGCGACACCGTGGTCGAGATGGGCTGTGGCACGGGGGCGAACTTCCCGCACCTCCGCGAGCGGGTCGGCCCGGAGGGCCGGGTCGTCGGCGTGGACTTCACGCAGGGGATGTTGGTGCGGGCCCGCGACCGCATCGACCGCGAGGGCTGGCGGAACGTCCACTGCGTCCGGGGCGACGCCACGAGCGTCGCGTTCCGCGAGCCGCCCGACGCGGTGCTCGCCACCTTCGTCGTGGGGATGCTCGGCGACCCCGCGGCCGAGGTGAACCGGTGGGCCGACACGGTCGCGCCGGGCGGCCGCCTCGCGCTGCTCGACGCCGCCCAGACCACGCGGTGGTTCGGCTGGCCGGTGAACCGGGCGTTCCGCGGGCTGGTCGTCGCCTCCTCGCCGAGCGGCGTCGACGCCTACGAGGCGCCGCCGTGGACGGTGCTTGACGGCCGGGTCGCGGCCGCCCGGCGCGCGCTCCGGGAGCGGGCCGCCGCCACCACTCACGAGGAGCACGCGCTCGGGGTGGTGCGACTCACCGCCGGCCGGATCGAATAGGGCGGCGGGGTTCGGCGATGGCCGAGGCCGCACCGCCCAGAAGGGTGTCCAGTTTGGGGGTAGTGGTGGGGGATACCAGCCCCGGACGACGGATACTGACAGTCTGAATCGCGACGTCGCCGAGTAACGCGTGACCTCCCACCAAGGTAAACGGGCCCATCCGACAGGGTCACCTGTCAGAGCCGGCGCTGGCGTGCGAACAGGCCCCACGAACTTCCGGGTCGCCGCACGACTACCTGACTCGCTTCTCGGCTATCTGGACGTCGCACGCTTCGCACGACGCGACGACGACGTTCACCGGCGGTTGGCAACACGACTCGACGGTCTCCTCGTCCCGAACGAGCGCGGCCCCGCAGGCGGGACAGTCGCGCCGGAGCGCCCGGAGCGTCGCGAGGGCGTCGAGGCGGTCGTCGACGCCCAGGTCGTCCCACGACGGCCGGCCCGCCAGTACGCTGCCGGCCGCCGCGTCGGCGACGAGGGCCGGCTCCGAGGGCCACTGGACCAGTCGCTCGCCGCTGACGAAGAACTGGGCGGGTCCCACGGCCGAGACGTCGTCGGTTTCGACGCCGAGGGCAGCGGCGACCGCCTCTCGTTCCACGTCGGCGGCGTCGATGTCGTCGACGACGTCGTTCCACGCGCGCCGGAACTCGGGGGCGAGTCGCCGGTCCCCGCCGGCGTCCCGGTCGACCGCCCCGAACCGGTCGAGGGGGTCGGCCTCCCCCGACGGACCGGCCGGTGCGAGGTCGCTCGGCGCGCGGTCGACCGAACTCGGCGCCTTGCCGAACAGGTCGAGCACCGACGCGGGGAGGTACCGCTCGGTCAGCGCCGGCGTCCCCGGGACGAGGTAGCCCCGGAGGTAGACGACGAGCGCACTCGCCGCGAACGCCGCCGCCCCG
This window encodes:
- a CDS encoding DNA-directed RNA polymerase subunit P, coding for MSYKCSRCKRDVELDEYGGVRCPYCGHRVLLKERSRDVKEIDVL
- a CDS encoding 50S ribosomal protein L37ae is translated as MAENTQSRTGSAGRFGARYGRVARKRVAEIESDMNDDHACPECGADDVGRQGTGIWQCGRCGYKYAGGTYRPETPAGRTVTRSIRAALGEDDE
- a CDS encoding DUF2103 domain-containing protein; protein product: MECRQCASPLERPGDYCLVCREPNCDTVVLDLARDRATLTMLDDETVVGESHVTTTPEDGGEAGVVELRNFAGRVADEVRRKRPEEVYAAGDRDVLRATRDQLHYSFYRVGDDEDPVEAVLARRGDRALEVVDAAPAEKLGGSHSTLIGDRAGRKAVQTVASHPHVKKIIPGPIDAGGSGSRTGVRAKATRADENGNVRLLLRDGSSVQENRVVTTAMDRERGERVRADLNDALAEADLQ
- a CDS encoding zinc ribbon domain-containing protein → MSYANRSESLQREIDDLIARGWRIESETPERVVMVKRNVGSLGVHLILALLTGWWSFGLVNLVYGGYKYLNDSQRRVLREGTSCPECGASVAPDASYCQNCGTELLGVEATGATETDLTER
- the truD gene encoding tRNA pseudouridine(13) synthase TruD, which encodes MREAHPVERAVGIAFFVSDADGVGGRLRESPEDFRVREVERFGAEPADADPGSYPFLVVRATLREWDTNDFAKRLSDALGISRERVSWAGTKDKYAVTTQLFTLRKVDAADLADVSIYDADVEVVGRAGRGLQFGDLAGNEFEIVVRNPERPENAEPIREELAAFGGDSTAGTVGVPNYFGQQRFGSRRPVTHEVGLRVVRGEWEEAVRQYVANPYETEPEDSQRARREVADAFDDRDWQAALDATPRRLGFERAMLNALVESGGDSPAEFRTALEAVPSNLQRLFVNAAQSYAFNRILSERLERGLPFDRPVAGDVACFAETVGDVALPDPDREQRVTDRRVETVARHCERGRAFVTAPLVGTETELADGEPGDVEREVLDDLDLAPADFDLPGEFHSTGTRRAILVRTDLDVERGTGSAGESDDGDPDDGALTFDFALPKGSYATVVLREFLKTDPVEE
- the pth2 gene encoding peptidyl-tRNA hydrolase Pth2, yielding MKQAIVARTDIGMGQGKLAAQVAHAALSAYEDTGSKARKRWKGEGQKKVVLKADGESEIFELAEKARAEGLPHAVVRDAGHTQLDPGTVTALAVGPADDDLVDKVTGHLSLY
- the dcd gene encoding dCTP deaminase, with the protein product MILSDADILDRMAAGDLVVEPLDDPDLQIQPASVDLRLGREFLEFQRTNIPCIHPTSDEEVSEYVTETTVDEGDDFILHPGDFVLGTTRERVEIPADLIAHVEGRSSLGRLAVVVHATAGLCDPGYRGQITLELSNLGTAPVALEPGMRVSQLTFTELKSPADRPYGEERGSKYQGQSGPQASRIQSDHEFGGDQKGKSADPEETDR
- a CDS encoding thiamine-phosphate synthase family protein, with amino-acid sequence MRFAEEIVVEEFLPTVRSMLAEDLRDRGLTQSEVADLLGISQSAVSKYANGEVERNDRFLNDERVRNLVARLGEGLAEGTMSRVEALIEIEVLVRRLEDRDVIAELHELQMPELSGHGGDFNVHDPEGDLRTTERVRSSLRRGLTLVESTSGFASLIPAVGSNLCQATPDADGIDDVAGVPGRIFDVKGQAAIPAEPEFGVSEHVASILLSARRHGSDALAALNIRYDPDIVAALEDAGFATVEFDAEYDDLDAVVGAALEERPDATVLYHTGGYGIEPIVYLLGDDAEAVVNAARNLL
- a CDS encoding PRC-barrel domain containing protein, whose amino-acid sequence is MEFTEADEGASVFDADREKIGVVTEVREGTAYVEPDPSLAEELKAKLDWGSHEADEDAYALKSGWIDEIEDGEVLLGTRPEE
- a CDS encoding PRC-barrel domain containing protein, giving the protein MTVALTEEDVDKAVVDREGTRVGTVVDVHHGAAHVRADESTVEEMQTRLPQGGIDEETYAVHDESIADITDDRIVLDVSA
- a CDS encoding class I SAM-dependent methyltransferase, translating into MATDATAAAQRFYGRWADLYDVLARSTPGLGRLRARVADALALDPGDTVVEMGCGTGANFPHLRERVGPEGRVVGVDFTQGMLVRARDRIDREGWRNVHCVRGDATSVAFREPPDAVLATFVVGMLGDPAAEVNRWADTVAPGGRLALLDAAQTTRWFGWPVNRAFRGLVVASSPSGVDAYEAPPWTVLDGRVAAARRALRERAAATTHEEHALGVVRLTAGRIE